DNA sequence from the Acidobacteriota bacterium genome:
CCAAGGCCGACCAGACGGGGATCTCCCTGGCTATCGGGGATCGGGCCGTTCGCGTCCTTCCCCGGCCGCCCCTGGTCGGCGACCGCACCCTGGGCGAACTGCTGGAACACTCCCCCGGCTACCGCGCCGGCATGGACGCCTTCGCACCGAACGCCGCGGCAATGGCCGCGCTTCGCCAGGCCGAACCGGCGCGCGTGCGCGTCTACTTCGGCTCCTGGTGCGGCGTCTGCAAGCAGGTACTGCCCAACCTGCTCGAGGTCGAAGCCGGTCTCGAAGGCTCCAACCTCACCTTCGAGTACTACGGACTCGCCTCACCCCCGGCCGGCTGGGAGGACCCGGAAGTCAAGGGCAACGAAGTGAAGGGCCTGCCGACGGCGATCATCTACCGCGGCGGCCGCGAAGTGGGCCGGTTCGGCGGCGCGACCGACTTCGCCCAGCCCGCGCGGGTGCTGCAAATCCTGCTCGCCGGCCCGCAGTAGCCTAAACGACGCCCGCGACTCCGCGCGTCAGCGCACCCCGATCCGTAAGGGCGTCACCTCGCGAAAGCAGATGATCGCGTCGTACGAATCGGCCCAGTAGAGCAGGCTTCGCTCCGTCGGTGACCGTTCGCCTGCCGGCACTCGGTGCAGTTCCGGCCGCACCGGCCGGAGATCAAAGACGGTCGCCGCATACATCCCAACCGAGGCCAGTAGTTCGAGGGCCGGATCGTTCCCCGTTTCGTCGGCATCCACGGTGGCCAGTCCGGCTCGAAGCCGGCCGCCGGCAGCAAAGGCGGCCACATGGAACGACGACAGCCCACGAGCAGCGGCCATCTCCGCGATGAAGTTACCGAGCGTCGACACGCCGCGGCGGTCGATGCCCCGGTGCAGGTGATTCCGGCCCAGCCGGGCCAGCACCCTGGCGCTCGTGTCTGCCGCATGTGTCCTGTAGTGACTCACGAACAGTTCCTTCATTGCCTCTTCGCGGCGAGCGGAGGCCCTGAGTCTGTTGCCGTCGAGGCGATCGGCCTCCACTGCGAACGTGTGAGCCAGGTTCACGTACGAATGCAGCTCCTCCGCCAGTAGCGGCTGAACTGACGCCGCTTTTCCCAGTGACTCTGCCAGCGCCGGCGCCAGACTCCGCCGGTAGCCGCCCGCCGTCGCCTCGACCATGGCCTGGAGGTGCGGGTTCTCGGGATGCTCAACGGCCAGCGCCCGCACAACGAGGTGCGGCGACAGCACTTCCAGATCGGTTCCCCAGAGCACCGGCTCCGCGCCCTTCTCCTTGAGACCCGTCACCAGTTCGACCTCTGGCACTGTCCACAACCCGAAGAAAGGCGGCACAGATTCGCCCCCGGCCGGGAACTCGACCCGACGCGCCATCCAGGGACTCATCTCCGCCGCCACGTGGCGGTAGCCCGATGCCCACAGGTCGGGCCATAACTCCCGCAACAGTTCCGGAATCTCATTCGAGAAGTGGACTTCGCCCAGCAGGAAGAACGCCGCCTGGCGCGCTTCGTCGAGGAGAAAGCCCATGCCGTCTCCCGAGAGGTCGTACTGGCTCTCGCGAAGGAGATCGACGGCCGAGGGAATCTCTTGGGACGTCACGGACGTTGGCACAACCAGTACCGCCACTACACACACTGCCATCGCGAAGCGCCCGGCCATTCCGGGACGCTAGCAGCACGGCCTGCGAACGCCGGTCACGCTGAGAAAGGACAGCGCTCATGA
Encoded proteins:
- a CDS encoding thioredoxin family protein: MTSRRTIAFLCALLALAVAAPLAAQPTAHPVLSAFLPIDDYILEIDGQTDSAARLYLSQRAAAMLILSDSLGEPVLLWARTMVVDRLPATDLLAASAGYDVVAETAKSYVGEAKADQTGISLAIGDRAVRVLPRPPLVGDRTLGELLEHSPGYRAGMDAFAPNAAAMAALRQAEPARVRVYFGSWCGVCKQVLPNLLEVEAGLEGSNLTFEYYGLASPPAGWEDPEVKGNEVKGLPTAIIYRGGREVGRFGGATDFAQPARVLQILLAGPQ